From the Ctenopharyngodon idella isolate HZGC_01 chromosome 3, HZGC01, whole genome shotgun sequence genome, one window contains:
- the LOC127508832 gene encoding uncharacterized protein LOC127508832 → MMMGTGFGDKQNILEVFCKSLQSQSGEPVECTKNYSEQIDYFVRYMFALEKEAVLAWSKYLLVSEKSENIENKFFQDYVSQQWRQFNKNGCGPLKAADLQNNYCEKPYHSTAGQRVKMKCGGSYKPFPEIAVCSGGKWSALPVCYTEQVNGRVECKSEGGATVCKASCLSGWGSATHPQPAEYKCSQPPCPSFIPHKCNDCTQSSVCKDNEVCTGAFGTCRDACLFKPCGVNTKCSSSNHDRSCTCVSPWKGDPYQGCRSQDLQWVQTGGVPSNAVRSKTQLAVCRAIGPDGGWHSGFEKDQYCYYEYNWKVYWAKSYEVLVDPCGGRGWKWVEGAQGDMVSYDESKRFQGLKYYVCSGKSDGLVGKLFNTRDGFLCHIARYGSTRDGNFYALVAQPCI, encoded by the exons ATGATGATGGGCACTGGATTTGGAgacaaacaaaatattctggaaGTGTTTTGCAAGTCGCTACAAAGTCAGTCTGGTGAGCCAGTAGAGTGCACAAAAAACTACAGTGAGCAGATTGATTATTTTGTGCGCTACATGTTTGCCCTTGAAAAGGAAGCTGTTTTAGCTTGGTCAAAATACTTACTTGTCTCTGAAAAATCAGAGAACATTGAGAACAAGTTTTTTCAGGACTATGTCTCACAGCAGTGGAGACAGTTCAATAAAAATGGATGTGGCCCTCTAAAGGCTGCGGATCTTCAGAACAACTACTGCGAGAAGCCCTACCACAGCACAGCTGGGCAGAGGGTGAAAATGAAATGTGGTGGATCATACAAGCCCTTCCCCGAGATTGCGGTGTGCTCTGGAGGGAAGTGGAGTGCCCTACCTGTGTGCTACACTGAGCAGGTAAACGGGCGAGTCGAGTGCAAATCTGAAGGTGGAGCCACTGTCTGCAAGGCCTCATGCCTGTCTGGCTGGGGCTCCGCCACACACCCTCAGCCAGCTGAGTACAAGTGCTCACAGCCACCCTGTCCATCCTTCATACCACACAAGTGTAACGACTGCACACAAAGCAGCGTTTGTAAGGACAACGAGGTCTGCACTGGCGCCTTTGGCACATGTCGTGATGCATGCCTGTTTAAACCCTGTGGAGTGAACACCAAGTGCTCCTCCTCCAATCACGACAGGAGCTGCACCTGTGTGAGCCCTTGGAAAGGAGACCCATACCAGGGATGCAGGAGTCAGGACCTCCAGTGGGTTCAGACCGGAGGAGTGCCCAGCA ATGCTGTTCGTTCTAAAACCCAACTTGCAGTGTGCAGAGCCATCGGACCAGATGGTGGGTGGCACAGTGGATTTGAAAAGGATCAGTACTGCTACTATGAATATAACTGGAAAGTGTATTGGGCCAAAAGCTATGAG GTTCTGGTTGATCCGTGTGGAGGACGTGGTTGGAAATGGGTGGAGGGGGCACAAGGGGACATGGTCTCATATGACGAATCAAAGAGGTTTCAGGGACTCAAATACTACGTTTGTAG TGGGAAGAGTGATGGCCTTGTAGGGAAGCTTTTCAACACGCGAGATGGCTTTCTGTGCCATATTGCCAGGTACGGTAGTACCAGGGATGGAAATTTCTATGCTCTGGTTGCACAACCATGTATCTGA